The genomic DNA TCTCCTTCCCATGGCGTTTGCCACTTGAATGAGTGCGAGCCGAGGTAACGGTTGTCGGGCCGGTTACGGGATCAGAATTGGGGTTGAAGTCATTTTCGAATCCCGTGTTGACACCGGACTGAGCGGACGGGCGTCGTGACTCGGGGTTGACAATAAGTACATCGTCGAACCCGGTTTGATTGGCGCGAGGTGTAACGTTGTCATCTTCAACAGGAGCCCTGGAGGAAGACGCAAATGTATATGGAGTATGGGATGGCACGTGTGAAGTACCAGGGGATGTATAGCGGGGCGAGGGCGCATCAGGATCCTCGGACTGGTACTCAGAATCGTAGTCAGAATCATTAGGCTCCAGAATTTCGCTATTGTCTGATTTTAATGGTTCGTTGTCGCTGTCTTCGTACTGCACGGAGGACCCAGCAGACTCAGAATCAGAAGAGTTGGGGACGGTGACCTTTCGGGGAACGATCCCGAACCGCCTCTGTCTAGCGGTAGTAATTACAGTAAATGTTGCTAATCCAATCTGATTAGTTCCCGAGCCGAACATACGGGGGTGTTTGCACTCACCCATGATAGTATTTAAACCAATCTCATCAATAACGGCATCAGAGATGTCCAGCTCATCGAATCTCTGCATGACTTTGCGCACAAGTCTTCCATCTAGGAGTTTTATGGGTCAATTGCTTTTTGAAGAAGTTTGCCAAAGTACACATACGGATGAATCTTCGGCAAGGCCTTAGAGTCGCAACAGGGGTTTCCTTAGACGAGCCCTGCTGCACCAAATGCAACCCACTAATATCACCCTTCCAGACCAAACCATCCCTTACTTCAATTTCTAGTGGGCGCCTATGTTTGgtaatagtaaaaatattgaGCTGTTGACGCATGACAGTCCAACACTCGGACTCACTGGCTGCGCTCTTGAAAGTCAAAAACCAAATGACTGGCTATCGTGTTCCCCGAGTCTGTCATCGTAACGGTCTCCCCGTCATGATCCCAGACAATCGTCGCAACATCTCGACGAGCCTTGCTTTTTGACGCGGAGGAACTTGCCGGGCCGGTGACGGAAAGCGTAGTAGTCCAGCCTTGCAATTCACCAAGGTGGTTGAGATTCTGAACGGATGTTATGCGATATATAACACTATCGGAGTTGGGAAGACGAATAAGAGTGTGCAATGGGTTGTCCGAGGCTAGTTCTAGGATCATGTTGGAGCTGAAGGTGGTCGGGATGAGGAAGAATGTCGGATACTTGTTTTATGGAGAATTTCGCACCAGGGAGTAGCCTACGCGAGAAGCTCAGGACGTAAGAGGGTTAGTTCGAGGCCGGAAGGATACGGCAAATGATCTTCAGTAATTCAGATTACTAGCCTGATCCAGTCTAGGAGCTGCCAGAGGGACCGGGGACGTGTGGAGCAACGTGTCTGTAATTGCCGCGCATTTTATACCCCTAGGCGCGCATTTTGGTCCCGCCCCAATGTCCCAAAGACCATGGTCCAGTTGCACAAGAACAAAAGGTCTACTCGCACCACCATTTGTCACATGATGGCTCTGTTTGCACCCAGCGTTTGTCCGTATTTAATCGTAAGATCCAGTCTGTCAGGGTTCACTTGATTAAATAAGACATCTAGCCACTTTCGTTCATAATATGCAGTGAATAAGATTAGAGGATAACACTGGGAATCAGATATTTGAGAATCAAGCCACAGTGGGCTGCGAGCGGAACACATTCAGAACCTCATTTCTCCATTCTAAAGCAAGTTCTTGCGCCTGTTCTTGACTCAGGACCCCAGACTTGCAGGTCACTTCCATGCCTATGCTATCCCGTTTACTGTCGAAGAACACCTCGATCATGCAGTCGTCCTGTATTACCGGTCAGCATCCACATGCAACAATACTTCTCGCTACTCGCCTGAGTTTCCGGCATAGCCTCATATGCCGGATTAAATGATCGCCGGAAGGTGTTTGGCTCTATGCTCCGAGTGGCCACCGGACTATTAGGTACCTAAAAGGAAAGGTGTTGTCAAGCTACCGATTCCTCCAAAGGATGAATTGTCCCCTCACCTTTATGCGCTCTAAAATACTAGCCGAAGTCTCATCTCCGTCGCTTGTAGAGGGAACCTTCAACATGTTCACGAAATAATGGAACAGTGGTTTACCAGGAGCTCCGACCCATACGCCTACATCTCGGAGCCGGCTTTGCTGTACTGCGGGAGAGCGTAATCTGAGGTCTGTCTGGAGAGACTGCGCTACAACCGAGACATTTTGTCCCAACGGACTGTGCACGTAGACGGGTAATACGTTGATACAAGGGGCCGGAATATCATCGATACCATCGAGTCCGCGTCCATTGTGTAGAAGCCCGAAAACTACACCTCTCTCCCCATTGCTTGAGCGCCTTGCTTGAACCCTAGCCCAACATGCCAAGAGGACTATATGCAGCGGTATGCCCCACTCTATAGACAATTTGCTCAAGGTGCTGAAGCCAAATACGAGGTCGCGGAATACGCAGTGCGTACGAGCATCTGGGGCAACAGTTTCGGGAAGATGATCCGAGCAAGAGACAGAGCGGAGAGGCAGATACCGGTAGCTGCCAGACCGCTTGTGAATAAACGGGCCGTTCGAGAGAGGCGTGGCCGAATGGCAGCGGCCCCTTGAAGTGCTCCCAATGAAAGCAGCAGTGGTGTAGGGGTACGCTTGACAAACTTTCCGATGGCCATCAAACTGAAGGAGGAGTATGCACCAGACGGAGCATTGGTCGGTGGTTCCGCCATCGACGGCTCGAAACCCTGAAGTGCAGTTTCCCAATAGGTCCTCTGCTCCTGTATGTTTTCTCGGGAGGCAATTGAATTCACTAGTCGACCTATGTCGTTTCTCTCAGGGAGGGCTTTCCCAAGGTAAATATCTTCTAGATCCCGCAGAATCATGTTAAAACTCCATGCATCTGTAAAACGAAGAATATCATCAGGTCCGATCCATAATCCAAGCCTATTACTTACCATATAACACATGGTGCATCTCGAGAATCAAAtagtcaccttcctttccgCGCATATAAGTTAACCTCGCGGCCGGCCCATTACGAAGTGACGGAGGATCGCTAACAGTTCTTCTTGCGATTTTCCCAACCTCTTCAAGATCGCCTATGGCCCCGTCAACAATTACTTCGTTCCAGGGTGCTGAGATTGATCCGGGCTTAAGAACGCATAGAATATTTTGATCGCCAAGAACGGTAAAGACCGTGCGCAAGATGGCATGTCGTTCAACAAGTTTGTTCCATGATTGATGTAGCCTGGGAGAATCTACAAACGGTGCAACCTTGAAAGTAAACGCATGCTGGAATCGCCATCCTCCACTTCGGACCCAAGAAGATAGTATGAAGTCCATGCCAGGTGTGACCGGCGCGAACAATTCGACAGCATCTTGTAGGCTAGGGGTAGAGTTTGACGGACCTGAGCAATAACGTGGCCCTCAAGAAGCGGAGGAGACAGGAGCGGTGCAGATTTCTTGTTAGCGGGTTCCGGCATCTCGGAATTTTTGGCGATGATCGTAGCGACATCTGCGAGGGTGGTGCTCCGAGCAACGTCCGCGGCAGACAGTTTGATTCCGGCACGCTTGGCCATACTCGTAAGTTGAATGGAAGATATTGAATCCAGCCCTAGCGTGGCGAGTTGGGAGCATGGCCGGATGTTAGAAGCAGGGATTTTAGTGAATGTAACGAGCAGGTCCCTAAATTTAATCTGAGCGGCCGTCCAACCGTCAAAATCGGAACTATATGCAGTGATATGGGTTGCTTGGGTTGAGGGAGGGGTTGGAATTTTGGATCACCACTAGGCTTTATCGAGTCTGGACGAGAGTTGTGTCGGATGTGGATGAGGCTAGATGGATTCATAGTTATTTGATGAAGGACATATTTGAATTCGGAAAGTAGTTCCCCAAGCTTCGCCTGGTTCATGACAGCCGCAGAACAAGAGGCACGGATCGTGAAGCCAGAAGAGCTTTGGTGAAGCTCGATGTTGAGTCCATACTTCAAATTGGAGCCTTAGCTTAGTCTCATCCATATATCAGAAAACTGGTTCGCATACCTGGGTCTTTGTCTCTTCCTTTCATTGTGATCAAGTGGATCCCATATGGGCGGTAGGCTggtggggttgtgagctgTGTCCGGCTGGAATAAGAATAGAGCATCTATCAGCGTCCTGACTCCCAGCTCTCGTTGGATTGACCGTAGCGACGCATGCTGGTATGAGAGGCTTCGTTGTTGGCGCCTTGGATTCCACGCAATAAGTCTCCATAAGTCCGATATAGCGACAGATCAATATGACAAGGGATCGTGTTCTGATATATAACGATAGGTTCTAAGTCTCGATATAGTAACTCTGCCACTTACAAATACTGGTCCAATCACTTCCTCTGCGCCAGGAAGGGTTCTCCCAGAAACTACTTGACCAAAAATCACATCGTTCTGCTCCGATAGATGCGACAAAACCCTGGCCATAGCTGCCTGCCCGAGGCATTGAACGTTAACCTCATAGCGCCTACATGTACGTTGGATATTAGCTAGCTCAATCTTGCATTCCGTTGAGCTTCGCCATGCATTCGCTGACGTATTGGGTGCGAGGGAAAGTAAAAACGCTCGCTCCAGTTAGCTTCTTAGCCCAATATGAGGTCCCGAAGTGTTCTTGGATGAGAATCCGAGGAACTAGCTCATGAAATGAAACCGGGTTTGGCGTGGCTACCCCGTGGTAGATAGATCGAACCATGTGGAAAAGTAAGGGAAGAGAGATGCCATCGTATAAGGCGTGATGCAGAACGACCAGAAGATAGTCGCAATTATCGACATTGAAATGGCAGAGATATAGAGGAGGTGTCTTTAAATCATGAACCTCGGTGAGAGGGAGGTCCGAAATAAACTGTGAAAGTGCGCTGGACGGCTCCTTGAACTCTCTTTCGCTCCATGGAAGTTTGAGTTCTGAGTGCAAAACTTGTCCCCAGCGCCCAGCACTCTCGCAAAATACGAAAGAGGTACGCAGAATACTGACATCTCTGATAGTTTGGAGCCATGCTGATTGCAGTTTTTCGACAGAGCACTCGGGTTTGAGTTTGAATGTGAACCCATGAATATAGAGCCGATCATCCGAACTGACAGTCTGCAAGAAGTCAGTTTTGGCTACATGATTGCGAACTCACAGTGCTTACCTGAGAAAGCATTCCAGATTGCAATGCTGTGGCACCAGTAAACTGTAGCTTGTCATCCTCCGCGAGCTTCAGTTGTGTCATATCCAAACCCTCAGCTAACTCTTGAAGAAGAGCGTCGAACCATTGAGTCTGCTCAGCACTACCCAGCTGAGAGGTCTGGTCTTCTAATACTTTGCATTTGGTGGCAAGTCGATCAATTGAATCGGCCTGGATTATATCGATGGGAGAGACGAATATACCAACGTCTTTGAGCTTTCGCGATAGTGTGACAGCCTTGAGCGAAGTCAAGCCCAAAGAAATCAAAGATGTGTCATGTGTAACCAAATCGAGCTCGGTGCTTAAGAATGAAGCCACAGAAATAATCAAGGTCTGGATCAGTTTGTCGTTCTTTCCCGAAGACTCTATGGGATCTTCGGACTTAACGGCAAGTAGTTCTTGTCGAGaaatcttggcggcttcgACATCAGGCGAAGGTATCGATTCGCCTCTGGAAAGCAACTGGAAGTGATATTCAACGCTGGAGAGGAGGCGCTCAATCTCCCTGCTTTGGAGCTCCTCGGTAAATCCAGCTCTGACCTCGATAGTATTAGTTGGGGTCGCCAATATCTCGACAGAAAGAATGAACTAAGGGATGATCAGTACCTGATCAGTATAGCAAACATAGTTCTTACCTCTGTTAATGGAGCCTTGGTTTCGCAGTGCTTAAATGATCTATAGGGCTCGTGGCCTCCCTCTATTCGGCAGGAGAAAAGAGTTTCAAAAAATGACTGAACGCCGAGCCAGCGTTGGATATTTCCCAAAGGAGTGTGCTCAAAAGCTAGAGTTGATGTCAATTCGGCCTGTGATTTGCCGAGCACATCTGGTGAAGACATGCTGGACTCGGAGAGAACGAATGGGACGAGAGATACAAGGGGAACAACGGCATTTTCTACCCCTTCCACAGGTAAAGAACGCCCGGACCGAATAATCTGAGACCAGAATGTCAACGAGTCTACGGGTGAACAATAGATTAACCTACACCGAATATAGCGTTATCCTGCCATCCAAAGGCGTCGCGGCCAGCCAACGCATAAGACGCACATCCAAGAGCCTGTAGAGTTGTTTGTTGCATACGACAGGCAGATTGCATTGCTTCGAAAGAAACTGACGAGAATACCCGACGAATAAATCGAGCTTGGGGCCTGACGGGTTTGCGACCCGACAGGAGTTTGTGATCCAAGTGACCGAGTTTTCCAATCCAGAATTGTTGAGCAGATTCTTGTGAGCCGTAGACGGATTCGAGTAGGGGTTGGAGCGGGACTGCCTTGCTCATATGATCTCCCACAATGGCAGAGTCTAAGCTTTTCATGAGACTTGGGAAAGCAACTCCATCATATATCGTATGGCTCAGTGAGACGACCATGAAACGACCTTGTGTTTCATAGATGTTAATCCGGAAGGTGGGGGTCGTCAAATCGCTATTAATCTCTGATGAGATACGATTTTTTTCGACCCCAAGGAACCAGGAGGGAAAATTCGCAGTTTCTAATTCAAGCGGTTGACGGCGTGTGACCAGCGGTACTTGTATAGCTTCTGGGTAAAGTAGTACCTGCATTGGAGTATTTTCCACCAGAAACACAGTTCTACGTCGAGAATGTAAGTAGCTTGCCCGTATGAAAGATTATACGTACCGAAGGATTGGATGATGTCGAACCACTTCAGACCATGCTCGATTCAATTCAGATATCTCAACATGTTCCTTGATACGATAGACGAAATGTTGAACATATTGCGTAGGAGACACCAAGGCCTGGAAAAGGACACCTTGCTGAACCGGAAAAGTGGGAAGTACGGCTTCGATATCTTCAGGTCGAAATATGCCCTCGGCTGTAGGACGCCATATTCGATCAAATTCGTGAAGTAAATTACCAGACTCCTCGTCCTCCCGACTCGAAGTTTGTTTCAGCGCGGCGACACTTGAGAGCACAGGATCGGCAAGAATATCGCTCACTGCAACATGACTGTTGGGCCATAGCTTGCGAAGCTCTCGAGCGAGTGCACTGATTTTGAGTGAATCCATTCCGCATTCGAGTAAGTTCGAGTCCACCCTTATCTGCGCGAGAGGT from Rhizoctonia solani chromosome 16, complete sequence includes the following:
- a CDS encoding condensation domain protein; protein product: MARVLSHLSEQNDVIFGQVVSGRTLPGAEEVIGPVFNTIPCHIDLSLYRTYGDLLRGIQGANNEASHTSMRRYGQSNESWDRTQLTTPPAYRPYGIHLITMKGRDKDPGSNLKYGLNIELHQSSSGFTIRASCSAAVMNQAKLGELLSEFKYVLHQITMNPSSLIHIRHNSRPDSIKPSGDPKFQPLPQPKQPISLHIIKFRDLLVTFTKIPASNIRPCSQLATLGLDSISSIQLTSMAKRAGIKLSAADVARSTTLADVATIIAKNSEMPEPANKKSAPLLSPPLLEGHVIAQVRQTLPLAYKMLGGWRFQHAFTFKVAPFVDSPRLHQSWNKLVERHAILRTVFTVLGDQNILCVLKPGSISAPWNEVIVDGAIGDLEEVGKIARRTVSDPPSLRNGPAARLTYMRGKEGDYLILEMHHVLYDAWSFNMILRDLEDIYLGKALPERNDIGRLVNSIASRENIQEQRTYWETALQGFEPSMAEPPTNAPSGAYSSFSLMAIGKFVKRTPTPLLLSLGALQGAAAIRPRLSRTARLFTSGLAATGICLSALSLARIIFPKLLPQMLVRTAYSATSVQARRSSNGERGVVFGLLHNGRGLDGIDDIPAPCINVLPVYVHSPLGQNVSVVAQSLQTDLRLRSPAVQQSRLRDVGVWVGAPGKPLFHYFVNMLKVPSTSDGDETSASILERIKDDCMIEVFFDSKRDSIGMEVTCKSGVLSQEQAQELALEWRNEVLNVFRSQPTVA
- a CDS encoding condensation domain protein, which produces MKTDTKLLAEFFRATPISTLLAVQREQKSIEFPLSPQKTGSLDTDQCSVAEIISRLSNTPLAQIRVDSNLLECGMDSLKISALARELRKLWPNSHVAVSDILADPVLSSVAALKQTSSREDEESGNLLHEFDRIWRPTAEGIFRPEDIEAVLPTFPVQQGVLFQALVSPTQYVQHFVYRIKEHVEISELNRAWSEVVRHHPILRTVFLVENTPMQVLLYPEAIQVPLVTRRQPLELETANFPSWFLGVEKNRISSEINSDLTTPTFRINIYETQGRFMVVSLSHTIYDGVAFPSLMKSLDSAIVGDHMSKAVPLQPLLESVYGSQESAQQFWIGKLGHLDHKLLSGRKPVRPQARFIRRVFSSVSFEAMQSACRMQQTTLQALGCASYALAGRDAFGWQDNAIFGIIRSGRSLPVEGVENAVVPLVSLVPFVLSESSMSSPDVLGKSQAELTSTLAFEHTPLGNIQRWLGVQSFFETLFSCRIEGGHEPYRSFKHCETKAPLTEFILSVEILATPTNTIEVRAGFTEELQSREIERLLSSVEYHFQLLSRGESIPSPDVEAAKISRQELLAVKSEDPIESSGKNDKLIQTLIISVASFLSTELDLVTHDTSLISLGLTSLKAVTLSRKLKDVGIFVSPIDIIQADSIDRLATKCKVLEDQTSQLGSAEQTQWFDALLQELAEGLDMTQLKLAEDDKLQFTGATALQSGMLSQTVSSDDRLYIHGFTFKLKPECSVEKLQSAWLQTIRDVSILRTSFVFCESAGRWGQVLHSELKLPWSEREFKEPSSALSQFISDLPLTEVHDLKTPPLYLCHFNVDNCDYLLVVLHHALYDGISLPLLFHMVRSIYHGVATPNPVSFHELVPRILIQEHFGTSYWAKKLTGASVFTFPRTQYVSECMAKLNGMQD